One segment of Macrotis lagotis isolate mMagLag1 chromosome 1, bilby.v1.9.chrom.fasta, whole genome shotgun sequence DNA contains the following:
- the LOC141492606 gene encoding olfactory receptor 7D4-like, producing the protein MVPENQTQFTEFILLLFSENPDQEGLLFGLFLCMYLVTIVGNLLIMLAVGYDSHLHTPMYFLIFNLSFVDTCVVTTTVPKMLASFMTLNKAIPYADCLTQMFFFIFFAALDHFLLTAMAYDRFVAICHPLHYAVMMSSWFCGFLMILSWSLAFLDAFLLSLMVTHLSFCTNNQIHHFFCDLPEIMKLSCSDTLINYILMYFISGLLGVIPVMGILYSYIQIFSSIMKIPSTQGKYKAFSTCGSHLCVVSLFYGSGFGVYLTSSFTDTFWKSTAVSAIYAVVTPMLNPFIYTLRNKDIKAALRRLMSRKSSY; encoded by the coding sequence ATGGTACCAGAAAACCAAACACAGTTCACTGAATTCATCCTCCTGCTATTTTCTGAGAATCCAGATCAGGAAGGACTACTCTTTGGACTGTTCTTGTGCATGTATTTGGTCACAATTGTTGGAAACCTGCTCATCATGTTGGCGGTTGGCTATGACTCTCATCTCCACACTCCCATGTActtcttaatttttaatctgtCCTTTGTGGATACCTGTGTAGTGACCACCACAGTCCCGAAGATGTTGGCGAGCTTCATGACACTAAACAAGGCCATCCCCTATGCTGACTGCCTTACCCAGatgttctttttcatattttttgcagCTCTGGATCATTTCCTCCTCACTGCTATGGCCTATGACCGTTTTGTGGCTATATGTCACCCTCTACACTATGCAGTAATGATGAGCTCTTGGTTCTGTGGCTTTCTAATGATACTGTCCTGGTCACTGGCATTTCTAGATGCCTTTCTTCTCAGTCTAATGGTAACACATCTCTCCTTTTGTACCAACAATCAGATTCATCACTTCTTCTGTGATCTTCCTGAGATTATGAAGCTTTCTTGTTCTGACACTCTCATCAATTATATtttgatgtattttatttctgGATTGCTGGGTGTTATCCCTGTCATGGGGATCCTTTACTCTTATATTCAGATATTTTCCTCCATTATGAAAATCCCATCCACTCAGGGTAAGTACAAAGCCTTTTCTACCTGTGGATCTCATCTCTgtgttgtttctttgttttatggCTCAGGGTTTGGGGTATATTTGACCTCTTCATTTACTGATACTTTCTGGAAGAGCACAGCTGTTTCAGCTATATATGCTGTGGTCACCCCTATGTTGAACCCCTTTATCTATACACTAAGAAATAAGGACATAAAAGCTGCCCTTAGGAGACTCATGAGTAGAAAATCCTCTTATTGA